Proteins encoded in a region of the Clostridium beijerinckii genome:
- the cimA gene encoding citramalate synthase encodes MAQNQVKIFDSTLRDGAQGQGISFSLEDKIKIVKVLDEIKVDYIEAGNPGSNPKDMEFFKRLKDVELKNAKVVAFGSTRRPKINVEDDKNLKDLLSSGADTIVVFGKSWDFQVTDIIKTSLSENVNMIKDTIEYLCVKGKEVIFDAEHFYDGYKANKEYAMATLKAAEEAGAKVVVLCDTNGGTLPQEIYNITKSIKETMKVELGIHSHDDMGMAVANSIMAVEAGASQIQGTFIGIGERCGNANLSTIIPTLKLKLGYKVLNDNELVNLTKTSRYIAEICNITLSDEDPFVGNSAFAHKGGMHIDAVTKSPKSYEHIEPELVGNKRRFLVSEVSGKSTILQEIQKIFPNISKDDKSVQKITDRLKELEYDGYQFEGAEGTVELVIRKIIGKYKPFFKLNHFKIIGEQPYGSEDFSSTAVINITVDGQNEMTAAEGEGPVNALDKAIRKALEVFYPELKQARLVDYKVRVLDSESATEAKVRVLIESTDGIESWSTVGVSRDVIQASWIALVDSIEYKLIKDIERKVKAYF; translated from the coding sequence ATGGCTCAGAATCAGGTGAAAATATTTGATTCTACTCTAAGAGATGGAGCCCAAGGTCAAGGAATTTCATTTTCATTAGAAGATAAAATTAAAATAGTAAAAGTTTTGGATGAGATTAAAGTTGATTACATTGAAGCTGGTAATCCAGGATCAAATCCGAAAGATATGGAATTCTTTAAAAGGCTTAAGGATGTGGAACTTAAGAACGCAAAGGTCGTAGCATTTGGATCTACACGAAGACCTAAAATTAACGTAGAAGATGACAAAAATCTAAAAGATTTACTGTCATCAGGGGCAGACACAATTGTTGTATTTGGGAAGTCATGGGACTTTCAAGTAACAGATATTATAAAAACTTCTTTAAGTGAAAATGTAAATATGATAAAAGACACAATTGAGTATTTGTGTGTTAAGGGGAAAGAAGTAATATTTGATGCAGAACATTTTTATGATGGATATAAAGCTAACAAAGAGTATGCGATGGCAACTTTAAAGGCAGCAGAAGAAGCAGGGGCAAAAGTAGTTGTGCTATGTGACACTAATGGGGGAACTTTACCTCAAGAGATATATAACATAACTAAAAGCATAAAAGAAACAATGAAGGTTGAACTGGGAATTCATAGCCATGACGATATGGGGATGGCAGTTGCAAATTCGATTATGGCAGTGGAGGCAGGAGCGAGTCAGATTCAAGGAACCTTTATTGGAATAGGAGAAAGATGCGGGAATGCTAATTTAAGCACAATAATACCTACATTAAAACTAAAGCTTGGATATAAAGTGTTAAATGATAACGAGCTAGTAAATCTAACAAAAACATCTAGGTATATTGCTGAAATTTGTAATATCACATTATCAGATGAAGATCCATTTGTAGGAAATTCAGCGTTTGCTCATAAAGGTGGAATGCATATAGATGCAGTAACTAAATCACCAAAATCATATGAACATATAGAGCCAGAATTGGTAGGGAATAAGAGGCGCTTTTTAGTATCTGAGGTAAGTGGTAAAAGTACAATTTTACAGGAAATACAAAAGATATTTCCTAATATATCTAAGGATGATAAATCGGTTCAAAAAATTACAGATAGATTGAAAGAACTAGAATATGATGGGTATCAATTTGAAGGAGCAGAAGGAACAGTTGAATTAGTTATAAGAAAAATTATTGGAAAGTACAAACCGTTCTTTAAATTGAATCATTTTAAGATCATTGGTGAACAACCCTATGGATCAGAGGATTTCTCATCAACAGCAGTAATAAATATTACAGTTGATGGACAAAATGAGATGACAGCAGCAGAAGGGGAAGGACCTGTGAATGCTTTAGATAAGGCTATTAGGAAAGCACTAGAAGTTTTTTATCCGGAATTAAAACAGGCAAGATTAGTAGATTATAAAGTTAGGGTTTTGGATTCAGAAAGTGCTACTGAGGCAAAGGTAAGAGTATTAATTGAATCAACAGATGGGATTGAAAGTTGGAGTACTGTTGGGGTATCTCGGGATGTAATTCAAGCTAGTTGGATAGCTCTAGTGGATTCAATAGAATATAAATTAATAAAAGATATTGAAAGAAAAGTAAAAGCATATTTTTAA
- a CDS encoding YerC/YecD family TrpR-related protein: protein MSSLESKLKSKELDLFFKSILELKNIDECYKFFEDVATINEVKSLAQRLHVAKLLKGKKTYSEIAEITGASTATISRVNRCLNYGSDGYNLVLERLNDENID from the coding sequence GTGAGTTCTTTAGAGTCAAAGCTAAAAAGTAAAGAATTAGATTTATTTTTTAAATCAATTTTAGAACTTAAAAATATAGATGAATGTTATAAATTCTTTGAAGATGTAGCGACAATAAATGAAGTTAAATCATTAGCACAAAGATTACATGTAGCAAAGCTACTTAAAGGTAAAAAGACTTATTCAGAAATAGCTGAAATAACTGGCGCGAGTACTGCAACTATTAGTAGAGTTAATAGATGTTTAAATTATGGAAGTGATGGATATAATTTAGTTTTAGAAAGATTAAATGATGAAAATATAGACTAA
- the glmM gene encoding phosphoglucosamine mutase, which produces MGRMFGTDGVRGVANTELTARIAYDLGRAGAYVLTEGAHKPKILVAKDTRISGDMLESALIAGILSVGAEAIVLGVVPTPAVAYLTRKYGADAGVMISASHNPVEYNGIKFFNDKGYKLSDELEDEIQRVIESDFEEVPSPTGTDLGRETIEVSALDDYIEFAKNTIPYSLKGLKIALDCANGAAYKSSVKAFRELGADVFVINDNPDGTNINENCGSTHPEELMEYVIKKKCDLGFAFDGDADRCLAVDEKGNLINGDFILMLCAKYLKELGKLKDDTLVVTVMSNLGLDIACKNEKINIIKTAVGDRYVLEEMVKNKYVLGGEQSGHVIFLDYNSTGDGLVTALQIAGIVKKKEKTLSELCSIMKELPQVLANATIPNDKKDLYLTDDEIQNEIRKIEEALNGVGRVLIRPSGTEPLVRVMLEGENQAEIDEMAHNLANLIEKKYN; this is translated from the coding sequence ATGGGTAGAATGTTTGGAACTGATGGCGTTAGAGGAGTTGCAAATACAGAATTAACAGCAAGAATTGCGTATGATCTTGGAAGAGCAGGAGCATATGTATTAACAGAAGGAGCTCATAAGCCTAAAATATTAGTGGCAAAAGATACAAGAATATCAGGAGATATGTTAGAATCAGCATTAATAGCAGGAATACTATCAGTTGGAGCTGAAGCAATAGTGCTTGGAGTAGTACCTACACCAGCTGTTGCATACTTAACAAGAAAATATGGAGCAGATGCGGGTGTTATGATTTCTGCATCGCATAATCCGGTAGAATATAATGGGATTAAGTTCTTTAACGATAAAGGGTACAAGCTTTCAGATGAATTGGAAGATGAGATTCAAAGAGTTATTGAAAGTGATTTTGAAGAAGTTCCAAGTCCAACAGGCACAGATTTGGGAAGAGAGACAATTGAAGTGTCAGCATTAGATGATTATATAGAATTTGCTAAAAACACAATACCTTATAGCTTGAAGGGATTAAAAATAGCATTAGATTGTGCCAATGGAGCTGCATATAAATCATCAGTAAAAGCGTTTAGAGAGCTAGGTGCTGATGTATTTGTAATTAATGACAATCCAGATGGAACAAACATAAATGAAAATTGTGGATCTACACATCCAGAAGAATTAATGGAATATGTAATTAAAAAGAAATGCGATTTAGGTTTTGCCTTTGATGGAGATGCAGATAGATGCTTGGCTGTTGATGAAAAAGGTAATTTAATAAATGGTGATTTCATACTAATGTTATGTGCAAAATATTTAAAAGAACTTGGTAAGTTAAAAGATGATACATTAGTTGTAACTGTAATGAGTAATCTTGGATTAGATATTGCATGCAAAAATGAAAAAATAAACATTATTAAGACTGCTGTTGGAGATAGATATGTTTTAGAAGAAATGGTTAAAAACAAATATGTCTTAGGTGGAGAACAATCAGGACATGTTATATTTTTAGATTATAATTCAACTGGAGATGGATTAGTAACAGCGCTTCAAATTGCAGGGATAGTTAAGAAAAAGGAAAAAACATTATCTGAATTATGTTCAATAATGAAGGAATTACCACAAGTTTTAGCTAATGCAACAATACCAAATGATAAAAAAGATTTGTATTTGACAGATGATGAAATACAAAACGAAATAAGAAAGATAGAAGAAGCTTTAAATGGTGTTGGAAGAGTACTTATAAGACCATCTGGAACTGAACCGCTAGTAAGAGTAATGCTTGAAGGAGAAAATCAAGCTGAGATAGATGAAATGGCTCATAATTTAGCAAATTTAATCGAGAAGAAATATAATTAA
- the leuC gene encoding 3-isopropylmalate dehydratase large subunit yields the protein MGMTMTQKILAAHAGLEAVKAGQLIEANLDLVLGNDITTPVAVNEFKKFGTDKVFSKSQIAIVPDHFTPNKDIKAAEQVKYIREFAQNMEIENFFEVGEMGIEHCLLPEKGLVVAGDVVIGADSHTCTYGALGAFSTGIGSTDMAAGMATGKCWFKVPSALKFVLKNKPAKWVSGKDIILHIIGMIGVDGALYKSMEFVGDGLQYLSMDDRFTMANMAIEAGGKNGIFPVDDKTEEYLKGHASREWKVYEADEDAEYDKVFEIDLSELRPTVSFPHLPDNTRTIDNTGDVAIDQVVIGSCTNGRISDLRIARDILKGKKVKKGIRCIVIPGTQKIYLQAIKEGIVTDLVEAGAAFSTPTCGPCLGGHMGILAKGERCVSTTNRNFVGRMGHVESEVYLASPAVAAASALTGKITDPELV from the coding sequence ATGGGAATGACAATGACTCAAAAAATCTTAGCAGCACATGCGGGATTGGAAGCTGTAAAAGCTGGACAATTAATTGAAGCAAATCTTGATTTAGTATTAGGAAATGATATTACAACTCCAGTAGCTGTAAATGAATTTAAGAAATTTGGAACAGATAAAGTATTTAGCAAAAGCCAAATTGCTATAGTACCAGATCACTTTACTCCTAACAAAGATATAAAGGCAGCAGAACAAGTTAAATATATTAGAGAATTTGCTCAAAATATGGAGATAGAAAATTTCTTTGAAGTTGGAGAAATGGGAATTGAACATTGCCTACTTCCTGAAAAAGGACTAGTTGTTGCTGGAGATGTTGTTATAGGAGCTGATTCACATACATGTACTTATGGAGCACTTGGGGCTTTTTCAACAGGAATAGGATCAACTGATATGGCAGCTGGTATGGCTACAGGAAAGTGTTGGTTTAAGGTACCATCTGCTTTAAAATTCGTACTTAAGAATAAACCAGCAAAATGGGTAAGTGGTAAGGATATAATCTTACACATAATCGGAATGATTGGTGTTGACGGTGCTCTATATAAATCAATGGAATTTGTAGGTGATGGCTTACAATATCTTTCAATGGATGATAGATTTACAATGGCAAATATGGCAATAGAGGCTGGTGGAAAGAATGGAATTTTCCCAGTTGATGATAAAACTGAAGAATATTTAAAAGGTCATGCTTCTAGAGAATGGAAGGTTTATGAAGCTGACGAAGATGCAGAATATGATAAAGTATTTGAAATTGATTTAAGTGAATTAAGACCAACAGTTTCATTTCCTCACTTACCAGACAATACAAGAACAATTGATAATACTGGCGATGTAGCTATTGATCAGGTTGTAATTGGATCATGCACAAATGGTAGAATTTCAGATTTAAGAATAGCTAGAGATATCTTAAAAGGAAAGAAAGTTAAAAAGGGTATCAGATGTATAGTTATCCCTGGAACTCAAAAAATTTATTTACAAGCAATAAAAGAAGGAATAGTTACTGACTTGGTAGAGGCTGGAGCAGCATTTTCAACACCGACTTGTGGACCATGTTTAGGTGGACATATGGGAATCTTAGCTAAAGGTGAAAGATGTGTATCTACAACAAACAGAAATTTTGTAGGAAGAATGGGGCATGTTGAGTCAGAAGTATATCTAGCAAGTCCAGCAGTGGCAGCAGCGTCTGCTCTAACTGGAAAAATAACTGATCCTGAATTAGTGTAG
- the leuD gene encoding 3-isopropylmalate dehydratase small subunit yields the protein MSVKGKVFKYGDNVDTDVIIPARYLNTSDAKELAAHCMEDIDVDFVKNVKSGDIIVANKNFGCGSSREHAPLAIKTAGVSCVIASTFARIFYRNAINIGLPILECDEAVKNIDAGDELEVDFSTGLIKNLTKSQEYQGEAFPEFMQKIIDNDGLIGYIRNR from the coding sequence ATGAGCGTAAAAGGTAAAGTATTCAAATATGGTGATAATGTAGATACAGACGTAATAATTCCAGCAAGATATTTAAACACTTCGGATGCTAAAGAACTTGCTGCACATTGTATGGAAGATATAGATGTGGATTTCGTTAAAAATGTAAAGAGTGGGGATATAATTGTTGCAAATAAGAATTTTGGATGTGGTTCTTCAAGAGAACATGCACCTTTAGCAATTAAAACAGCAGGGGTTAGCTGCGTTATTGCATCAACTTTCGCAAGAATATTTTATAGAAATGCAATCAATATTGGGTTACCAATTTTAGAATGTGATGAAGCTGTAAAAAATATTGATGCAGGAGATGAATTAGAAGTTGATTTCTCAACAGGTCTTATTAAAAATTTAACTAAGAGCCAAGAGTATCAAGGAGAAGCATTCCCTGAATTTATGCAAAAGATCATCGATAATGATGGATTGATTGGGTATATAAGAAATAGGTAG
- the ilvN gene encoding acetolactate synthase small subunit, giving the protein MEKHVLSVLVKNSSGVLSRVSGLFSRRGYNIDSLTVGRTEDPLISRMTITLMGDENVLEQVKKQLNKLEDVIRVINFKADDSVYRELVLIKVKANAENRAAINETVNIFRSKIIDLSTDTLTIELTGDENKISALINLMEEYGIEELVRTGVTALQRGEKTIRNSIESY; this is encoded by the coding sequence ATGGAGAAGCATGTATTATCTGTCTTAGTAAAGAATTCATCTGGTGTTTTGAGTAGAGTAAGTGGATTGTTTTCAAGAAGAGGATACAATATCGATAGTTTAACTGTGGGTAGAACTGAAGATCCTTTGATTTCGAGAATGACAATTACACTTATGGGAGACGAGAATGTATTAGAACAGGTTAAAAAGCAATTAAACAAATTAGAAGATGTTATAAGGGTTATAAACTTTAAAGCTGATGACTCTGTTTATAGAGAATTAGTGCTAATTAAAGTAAAGGCAAATGCAGAAAACAGAGCAGCAATAAATGAAACTGTAAATATTTTTAGAAGCAAGATAATTGACCTGTCTACAGACACTTTAACGATAGAATTAACTGGGGATGAAAATAAAATATCAGCATTAATAAACCTGATGGAGGAGTATGGAATAGAAGAATTGGTTAGAACAGGTGTGACAGCACTACAAAGAGGGGAAAAAACTATAAGAAATTCCATTGAATCTTATTAA